The following coding sequences lie in one Rutidosis leptorrhynchoides isolate AG116_Rl617_1_P2 chromosome 4, CSIRO_AGI_Rlap_v1, whole genome shotgun sequence genomic window:
- the LOC139843653 gene encoding uncharacterized protein, whose amino-acid sequence MSNSVDMKPETLEDNHVDHQNPNHEIDTTHEFESLARAWLSTLPSDKSLNPNDVQTWLQSNNSSLPDHIKSMPPSDVYQMFTSFLNDGNVSNEEKDPYHFRFQRSDQWKPIYTWLETLQTEEVINSKEIIDWLTENPEVRDDLSARHSRYHLMHYIKKCHMKILKRKEKKQGLHTTIKLSSPRTHKTDEKKSLVSLSSTSVTKIPKDSPIYMVKRNEALRKFEILLEMEKQLATVFQNQEAANVVAGP is encoded by the exons ATGTCAAATTCAGTGGATATGAAACCAGAAACCCTAGAAGATAACCACGTCGATCATCAAAACCCTAATCACGAAATCGATACAACTCATGAATTCGAATCACTTGCTCGAGCCTGGCTCTCAACTCTCCCGTCTGACAAATCACTAAACCCTAATGACGTTCAAACTTGGCTCCAGTCCAATAATTCATCCTTACCTGATCACATCAAATCAATGCCTCCATCAGATGTGTATCAGATGTTTACTTCCTTTCTAAACGATGGAAATGTCTCCAATGAG gaAAAAGATCCGTATCATTTTCGGTTCCAACGGTCTGATCAATGGAAGCCAATTTATACATGGTTAGAGACTTTACAAACAGAGGAGGTGATTAACTCAAAAGAAATTATAGATTGGCTAACGGAGAATCCAGAAGTCAGGGACGATTTGTCTGCTAGACATTCACGTTATCACCTAATGCATTACATTAAAAAATGTCACATGAAAATTTTGAAGAGAAAAGAGAAGAAGCAG GGATTGCATACTACCATTAAGTTAAGTTCTCCAAGAACTCACAAGACTGATGAAAAGAAATCACTAGTTTCCCTTTCAA GTACTAGTGTGACAAAGATTCCAAAGGATAGTCCAATATACATGGTGAAACGAAACGAAGCTCTCCGAAAATTTGAGAT TTTGTTAGAAATGGAGAAACAACTTGCCACCGTTTTTCAAAATCAAGAAGCTGCAAATGTTGTAGCAGGGCCATGA
- the LOC139840422 gene encoding pelargonidin 3-O-(6-caffeoylglucoside) 5-O-(6-O-malonylglucoside) 4'''-malonyltransferase-like has translation MKLSKQSSTFIKPFVPTPETHRHFKLGFIDELTILCNVKVILFFSPISDQNRNFVVGLEKSLEKTLTRLYPLAGRYVDEPQIVECNDEGVEFIHAEVNIKFQEIHGSGMDPNLVDKFISFNTRAAHKLTDPLLSIQVTKFECGGVAVGVSATHKIVDASTLCTFLNVWAAINREENEFEFSGACFNSSSLFPARGLRSTDIPTISDDMLSKYTRKKYSFSESEISNIRAKAAFASGDTSIRRWSKVQLAIAILSKAFIDLDRAINKYPRESVVVQPMNLRGKMASLIPKHSCGNLLTFCITKSGIFETTIELADVISDAIKKAVNNYSKLHHDTEEGKSMVWDSVLEMAKIPKSTHLIGIGSWCGFPFYEANFGFGKPIWVAPGTVPMENATYLLDDAGGNGVEAHVFLEVNDVPIFEKSLNANALRA, from the coding sequence ATGAAGCTTTCAAAACAATCAAGCACATTCATAAAACCTTTTGTCCCAACCCCTGAAACCCATCGTCACTTTAAGTTAGGCTTCATCGATGAGCTAACTATTTTATGTAACGTGAAAGTCATTCTTTTCTTCTCCCCGATTAGTGATCAGAATAGGAATTTTGTAGTTGGGTTAGAAAAATCCCTTGAAAAAACCTTAACAAGATTATACCCTCTTGCGGGTAGATACGTTGATGAACCTCAAATCGTTGAGTGTAATGATGAAGGTGTTGAATTTATACATGCCGAAGTTAATATTAAATTTCAAGAAATTCATGGGTCCGGAATGGATCCTAATTTGGTTGATAAGTTCATTTCATTCAATACTCGTGCGGCTCATAAGTTGACTGACCCCTTACTTTCAATACAAGTTACTAAATTTGAGTGTGGAGGGGTAGCAGTTGGTGTAAGCGCTACACACAAGATTGTAGATGCGTCCACTTTGTGTACATTCCTAAATGTTTGGGCTGCCATAAACCGAGAGGaaaatgagtttgaattctcagggGCATGTTTCAACTCATCGTCCCTGTTTCCTGCACGTGGCCTACGTTCTACGGATATACCAACTATTAGCGATGATATGTTGAGCAAGTATACAAGAAAGAAATATTCATTCAGTGAGAGTGAAATATCAAACATTAGAGCAAAAGCTGCATTCGCAAGTGGAGATACTAGCATCCGTCGTTGGTCTAAGGTACAGTTGGCAATAGCCATCCTTTCAAAGGCTTTCATTGATTTGGATCGTGCGATAAATAAATATCCAAGAGAGTCTGTAGTCGTGCAGCCAATGAATCTAAGAGGGAAAATGGCATCCCTAATTCCTAAGCATTCTTGTGGGAATCTTTTGACATTTTGCATCACGAAATCTGGTATATTTGAAACTACCATTGAGTTGGCAGATGTTATAAGCGATGCAATCAAAAAGGCCGTTAATAACTACTCAAAATTACACCACGATACCGAAGAAGGAAAATCGATGGTTTGGGATTCCGTTTTAGAGATGGCCAAGATTCCCAAATCTACTCATTTGATTGGAATTGGTAGTTGGTGCGGATTCCCTTTTTATGAAGCTAACTTTGGCTTTGGAAAACCAATTTGGGTTGCCCCTGGGACGGTACCAATGGAAAACGCAACATATTTGTTGGATGATGCAGGAGGAAATGGAGTAGAAGCACATGTCTTTTTGGAAGTTAACGACGTCCCTATTTTTGAAAAAAGTCTGAATGCCAATGCTTTACGTGCATAA